A single genomic interval of Pelagerythrobacter marensis harbors:
- the hfq gene encoding RNA chaperone Hfq, producing MPSGQTLSARPKAKSAEEPKQGRQPNLQDAFLNILRKNKTPVTMFLVKGVKLQGIVTWFDNFSILLRRDGQSQLVYKHAISTIMPAQPMDAKQFASQDSSKKQRLLQDVFLSRVRDAEAQVTMFLVNGVMLQGAIAAYDLFCMLLEREGYVQLAYKHAVSTIQPATPVDLTDDWEGDED from the coding sequence ATGCCTAGCGGACAGACACTTTCCGCGCGCCCCAAGGCGAAATCTGCTGAGGAGCCCAAACAGGGGCGCCAGCCCAATCTGCAGGATGCCTTTCTGAACATCCTGCGCAAGAACAAGACCCCGGTGACGATGTTCCTCGTAAAAGGGGTCAAGCTGCAGGGCATTGTGACCTGGTTCGACAATTTCTCCATCCTTCTGCGGCGGGACGGACAGTCGCAGCTGGTCTACAAGCACGCGATTTCGACCATCATGCCTGCCCAACCGATGGATGCGAAGCAGTTCGCCAGCCAGGATTCGAGCAAGAAGCAACGCTTGCTGCAGGATGTCTTCCTTTCGCGCGTGCGCGATGCCGAAGCGCAAGTGACGATGTTCCTCGTGAACGGCGTGATGCTCCAGGGGGCGATCGCGGCGTACGATCTCTTCTGCATGCTGCTCGAGCGCGAAGGCTACGTCCAGCTGGCTTACAAGCACGCGGTTTCGACGATCCAGCCTGCTACGCCGGTGGATCTCACCGACGACTGGGAAGGCGACGAAGACTGA
- a CDS encoding sigma-54 dependent transcriptional regulator: MTLEILVVDDERDIRELVSGVLSDEGYECRTAGDSGAALAAIDERRPSLVLLDVWLHGSPMDGLEVLDEIKKREPELPVIIFSGHGNIDTAVSAVSRGAVDFIEKPFEAEKLLHLVARATETERLRRENTRLRQGFSVGEEFTGNSSVINQVRATLKRVAGTGSRVLISGPAGAGKEVAARLLHSWSGRADGGFVIVNSARITPERFEQELFGEESDGKLVRPGLLELADGGTLYLDEVADMPLSTQARILRVLTEQSFVRVGGNRQIGVDVRVVSSTSRDLAQEIEDKRFREDLFYRLNVVPVAIPSLAERRDDIPALTQHFFTRYAAEQGIPAPEISEEAMAALQAYDWPGNVRQLRNVVERTVILSPRDNLHMVEAEMLPSEVMGGKLGATNGLSTLMGVPLREARENFEREYLSIQIRRFSGNISKTASFIGMERSALHRKLKLLGMGERSPADRKG, translated from the coding sequence ATGACCCTCGAAATTCTCGTCGTGGACGACGAACGCGACATTCGCGAGCTCGTTTCCGGCGTGCTGAGCGACGAGGGGTACGAATGCCGAACCGCGGGCGACAGCGGAGCCGCGCTGGCCGCCATCGATGAGCGCCGCCCAAGCCTGGTCCTTCTCGACGTCTGGCTCCACGGAAGTCCGATGGACGGGCTCGAAGTGCTCGACGAGATCAAGAAGCGCGAGCCCGAGCTGCCGGTGATCATCTTTTCCGGGCACGGCAATATCGACACTGCCGTTTCCGCCGTCAGTCGCGGGGCGGTGGATTTCATCGAGAAGCCGTTCGAAGCGGAAAAGCTGCTCCACCTCGTCGCGCGCGCCACGGAGACCGAGCGGCTGCGCCGCGAAAATACCAGGTTGCGGCAGGGTTTCAGCGTCGGCGAGGAATTCACCGGCAATTCTTCGGTCATCAACCAGGTCCGCGCCACGCTGAAACGGGTGGCGGGCACTGGCAGCCGGGTTCTTATCAGTGGCCCGGCGGGCGCGGGAAAGGAAGTCGCCGCCCGGCTTCTGCACAGCTGGAGCGGGCGTGCCGACGGCGGGTTCGTGATCGTCAATTCGGCGAGGATCACGCCCGAGCGTTTCGAGCAGGAACTGTTCGGCGAGGAATCGGACGGCAAGCTCGTCCGGCCCGGCCTGCTCGAACTGGCGGATGGCGGGACGCTCTACCTGGACGAAGTGGCCGACATGCCGCTTTCCACCCAGGCACGCATACTTCGGGTGCTGACCGAACAGAGCTTCGTGCGCGTGGGCGGGAACCGCCAGATCGGGGTCGACGTGCGCGTCGTCTCCTCGACTTCGCGCGATCTGGCGCAGGAGATCGAGGACAAGCGGTTTCGGGAAGACCTGTTCTACCGCCTGAACGTGGTCCCCGTCGCGATTCCCTCTCTGGCCGAGCGGCGCGACGATATTCCGGCGCTGACGCAGCACTTCTTTACCCGCTATGCCGCCGAACAGGGCATTCCCGCGCCCGAAATATCGGAGGAGGCCATGGCCGCGCTCCAGGCCTACGACTGGCCGGGCAACGTCCGCCAGCTGCGGAACGTGGTCGAGCGAACCGTCATCCTGTCGCCGCGCGACAACCTGCACATGGTCGAGGCGGAGATGCTCCCCAGCGAAGTCATGGGCGGCAAGCTCGGCGCCACGAACGGACTGTCGACACTGATGGGTGTGCCGCTGCGCGAGGCACGCGAGAACTTCGAACGGGAGTATCTCAGTATTCAGATCCGCCGTTTTTCCGGCAACATATCCAAGACGGCGAGCTTTATCGGCATGGAACGTTCGGCCTTGCACCGGAAATTGAAGTTGCTCGGCATGGGCGAGCGCAGCCCGGCCGACCGCAAGGGCTGA
- the tmk gene encoding dTMP kinase — protein sequence MKRGRFIAFEGGEGTGKSTQARMLAETLRRRGIDAVLTREPGGTPGAEAIRSLLLDPPGEGWGASAEALLFAAARADHVARLIHPALERGQWVVCDRFVDSSRAYQGGAGGVGDDAVRALHAIGSGGLRPDLTVLIEVPPQTAAARLARRDAGRSDAIGGRDAGYHAQVAKSFRALAVGEPAAFRVVDGDAPVDEVHARVLEALATLLDEAST from the coding sequence GTGAAGCGCGGGCGCTTCATAGCATTCGAGGGTGGGGAGGGGACGGGCAAGTCCACCCAGGCGCGAATGCTGGCGGAGACGCTGCGCCGCCGCGGCATCGACGCCGTGCTGACACGCGAGCCCGGCGGAACCCCGGGGGCGGAAGCCATCCGCTCGCTGCTTCTGGATCCGCCGGGGGAAGGGTGGGGCGCATCGGCCGAGGCACTGCTGTTCGCGGCAGCCCGGGCCGATCATGTCGCCCGCCTCATTCACCCCGCGCTGGAACGGGGACAGTGGGTGGTTTGCGATCGGTTCGTGGATTCGAGCCGCGCCTACCAAGGGGGCGCCGGCGGTGTGGGGGACGATGCAGTGCGCGCTCTGCACGCTATCGGCAGCGGCGGTTTGCGCCCCGATCTCACTGTGCTGATAGAAGTCCCGCCCCAGACCGCCGCGGCGCGGCTGGCGCGCCGCGATGCCGGCCGGTCGGACGCGATCGGCGGCCGCGATGCCGGCTACCACGCGCAAGTGGCGAAATCGTTTCGCGCCCTGGCAGTCGGCGAGCCGGCGGCATTTCGGGTGGTCGACGGCGACGCTCCGGTGGACGAGGTTCACGCGCGGGTGCTGGAGGCGCTGGCCACGTTGCTGGACGAGGCGTCGACGTGA
- a CDS encoding TatD family hydrolase, with protein MLIDSHCHLEYEGLVENQREALARARAAGVGGFLNISTRRSEWERVVGTARRENDVWASVGIHPHEADAHEDLGAAELHDAARDPRVIGIGETGLDYYYDKSDRAVQQALFRMHIGVARETGLPIIIHTRDADADTAAILADEMGKGAFPALIHCFTASRDFARAVLDLGLSISLSGIVTFKNARELQEIAKDLPADRLLVETDSPFLAPVPHRGKPCEPAFVRNTAEFLADLRGEAFERLAETTTGNFFRLFSRAAA; from the coding sequence ATGCTGATCGACAGCCACTGCCATCTGGAATACGAGGGGCTGGTCGAGAACCAGCGCGAGGCCCTGGCGCGGGCGCGTGCCGCAGGCGTCGGCGGGTTTCTCAACATCTCCACCCGCCGCAGCGAATGGGAGCGGGTAGTGGGGACGGCGCGTCGCGAGAACGACGTCTGGGCCAGCGTAGGGATCCACCCGCACGAGGCCGATGCGCACGAGGATCTGGGGGCGGCGGAACTGCACGATGCAGCCCGCGATCCGCGCGTGATCGGGATCGGCGAAACCGGCCTCGATTACTATTACGACAAGTCCGATCGCGCGGTTCAGCAGGCGCTGTTTCGCATGCATATCGGCGTGGCGCGCGAAACGGGGCTGCCGATCATCATCCATACCCGCGATGCCGACGCCGATACGGCCGCGATCCTTGCCGACGAAATGGGGAAGGGGGCCTTCCCCGCGCTGATCCACTGTTTCACGGCATCGCGCGATTTCGCGCGTGCGGTGCTGGATCTGGGCCTTTCGATCTCGCTGTCGGGTATCGTGACGTTCAAAAATGCCAGGGAACTGCAGGAAATCGCTAAAGATTTGCCTGCCGATCGCCTGCTGGTCGAAACCGACAGCCCGTTCCTGGCGCCTGTGCCGCATCGCGGCAAACCCTGCGAGCCGGCGTTTGTCCGCAATACGGCCGAATTTCTGGCCGACCTGCGGGGGGAAGCGTTCGAACGTCTTGCCGAGACGACGACGGGCAACTTCTTCCGATTGTTTTCCAGGGCTGCGGCATGA
- a CDS encoding D-alanyl-D-alanine carboxypeptidase family protein — MAGRFRYLAILPALALATASTGAGSDAQREEPFAEAPIALLVDMSSGQVLFSRDADRRFMPASITKVMTLFLAFELIAEGKLSPGQSFAMSEQAYRDWHGKGSRMFLDLGEVVTVETLLLGIANVSANDGAAVLAEGAAGSVEDWVAMMNAKAREIGMNDSHFGTPNGWMDEGRTFTTAHDLALLAREMIARHPRLYRFYVGREGLDYRGIAQANHDPIRGRVAGADGIKTGFTNQAGFGFLGSAERDGRRLVLVAAATASSRERRDVSVAMMEWGFDAFDSRSLYQRGAYVGDAQVQEGARRTVPLVAAAPINATFPHGSTSEPTLTIRYEGPLRAPLEAGEQVAELEIATEGAPPSRVPLVTGQAVAQANGWQRLLNGLAGLFR; from the coding sequence TTGGCCGGTCGTTTTCGATATCTTGCAATACTGCCTGCCCTGGCCTTGGCGACCGCCTCGACCGGAGCAGGTTCCGACGCCCAGCGCGAGGAGCCCTTTGCCGAGGCTCCTATAGCATTGCTCGTCGATATGTCCTCGGGCCAGGTCCTGTTTTCGCGCGATGCGGATCGACGCTTCATGCCCGCGTCGATCACCAAGGTGATGACGCTCTTTCTGGCGTTCGAACTGATTGCGGAAGGCAAGCTGTCGCCGGGCCAGTCCTTTGCCATGAGCGAACAGGCCTATCGCGACTGGCACGGCAAGGGGTCGCGCATGTTCCTCGACCTGGGCGAAGTCGTCACGGTCGAGACGCTTCTGCTCGGCATCGCCAATGTCTCCGCCAACGATGGCGCCGCTGTGCTGGCCGAGGGGGCGGCAGGCTCGGTCGAGGACTGGGTGGCGATGATGAATGCCAAGGCCCGCGAGATCGGCATGAACGACAGCCATTTCGGCACGCCCAATGGCTGGATGGACGAAGGCCGGACATTTACCACCGCCCACGATCTGGCGCTGCTCGCACGCGAAATGATCGCTCGGCACCCCAGGCTTTACCGGTTCTATGTCGGTCGCGAAGGTCTCGATTATCGCGGTATCGCCCAGGCCAATCACGACCCCATCAGGGGGCGCGTGGCCGGGGCGGACGGCATCAAGACCGGTTTTACCAACCAGGCCGGCTTCGGCTTTCTCGGCAGCGCGGAGCGGGACGGCAGGCGGTTGGTCCTGGTCGCCGCCGCCACCGCGTCGTCGCGCGAACGCCGGGATGTCTCGGTCGCAATGATGGAATGGGGGTTCGACGCGTTCGACAGCCGCAGCTTGTATCAGCGCGGAGCCTATGTCGGCGATGCCCAGGTGCAGGAGGGCGCGCGCAGAACCGTGCCGCTGGTGGCAGCCGCGCCGATCAACGCCACTTTCCCGCACGGATCGACTTCCGAACCCACTCTGACAATCCGTTACGAAGGGCCGCTCCGGGCCCCGCTGGAAGCGGGCGAGCAGGTCGCCGAACTCGAGATCGCGACCGAAGGGGCGCCGCCCTCGCGCGTTCCGCTGGTCACCGGGCAAGCCGTGGCGCAGGCAAATGGCTGGCAACGTCTCCTGAACGGCCTTGCAGGGCTATTCCGGTGA
- the hflX gene encoding GTPase HflX: MGEVSRGARALVVCPDIRGQQHDLDADSRLAEACGLALAIGIVVVDASVVPVRQVKPGTLFGSGQVENIATACEQHEAELVVIDGALSPIQQRNLEEALRRKVIDRTGLILEIFGERAATAEGRLQVELAHLDYQQSRLVRSWTHLERQRGGFGFLGGPGETQIEADRRMIRQRMGRLRKELEQVRKTRALHRERRGRAPWPVIALVGYTNAGKSTLFNRLTGESVMAEDLLFATLDPTMRAIRLPGVEKAILSDTVGFISDLPTQLVAAFRATLEEVTGADVIVHVRDMANAAAAAQKAQVLGVLRDLGIAEGEGGESAIPIVEAWNKIDLLAAAERDRMIESARQDENTVPISAVTGEGVGALLARIDALLTAGAKVHEFVLPAARGQKIAWLHAHGQVLEDDVVDGGDEPKRRVRVRLTPKELGRFASLDS, from the coding sequence CTGGGCGAGGTTTCGCGCGGTGCGCGGGCCCTTGTCGTATGTCCCGATATCCGCGGACAACAGCACGATCTGGATGCCGACTCGCGCCTGGCCGAAGCGTGCGGGCTTGCGCTCGCCATCGGCATCGTCGTTGTGGACGCCAGTGTCGTGCCCGTGCGCCAGGTAAAGCCGGGCACGCTCTTCGGATCGGGACAAGTCGAGAACATCGCCACCGCATGCGAACAGCACGAGGCGGAACTGGTCGTGATCGACGGCGCGCTTTCGCCGATCCAGCAACGCAATCTGGAAGAAGCTCTTCGCCGCAAGGTGATCGACCGGACCGGCCTGATTCTGGAAATATTCGGAGAACGCGCGGCGACGGCCGAAGGTCGCCTCCAAGTCGAACTCGCGCACCTCGACTATCAGCAGAGCCGCCTGGTCCGCTCATGGACCCACCTTGAGCGGCAGCGCGGGGGCTTCGGCTTCCTCGGCGGGCCGGGTGAAACGCAGATCGAAGCCGACCGGCGCATGATCCGTCAGCGCATGGGGCGCCTGCGCAAGGAGCTGGAACAGGTGCGCAAGACGCGCGCGCTCCACCGCGAGCGGCGTGGCCGCGCCCCTTGGCCCGTGATCGCTCTCGTCGGTTATACGAATGCCGGGAAATCTACACTTTTCAATAGATTGACTGGCGAATCTGTCATGGCCGAAGATCTGTTGTTCGCGACCCTGGACCCGACGATGCGGGCAATCCGACTTCCCGGGGTGGAAAAGGCCATCCTGTCCGATACCGTCGGCTTCATCTCAGATCTTCCGACCCAGCTTGTCGCGGCATTTCGCGCCACTCTGGAAGAAGTTACGGGCGCCGATGTGATCGTGCACGTGCGCGACATGGCAAACGCCGCGGCTGCCGCGCAGAAAGCGCAAGTGCTTGGAGTGCTGCGCGACCTGGGAATTGCGGAAGGGGAAGGGGGCGAAAGCGCTATCCCTATCGTAGAGGCCTGGAACAAGATCGATTTGCTGGCCGCGGCAGAGCGCGACCGGATGATTGAAAGTGCTCGGCAGGATGAGAACACCGTGCCGATTTCGGCGGTCACCGGGGAAGGGGTGGGGGCACTGCTTGCGCGGATCGACGCATTGCTGACCGCCGGCGCCAAAGTGCACGAGTTCGTACTGCCTGCTGCACGAGGGCAGAAAATCGCCTGGCTCCATGCGCATGGCCAAGTGCTCGAAGATGATGTCGTGGATGGCGGGGACGAGCCGAAGCGCCGCGTCCGGGTGCGATTGACGCCCAAGGAACTGGGACGGTTTGCAAGCCTGGACAGCTAG
- a CDS encoding DNA polymerase III subunit delta', whose product MTLLGHEQAWRQWREALAGERMHHAWLLAGKRGLGKMHFAQAAARELCAEAGVSAGSQHPDIHVLTHLPKDDKEDRKREEGKPYETRRNITVDQIRGLQQRLTTRPTLGSRRAVIIDPADDLEKSASNALLKSLEEPPAGTYFLLVAHRPAKLLPTIRSRCRVLRFSPLDDEALGRWLEAEAPDCDAATRAAAVRASGGSPGLALDFVNRGLGPLDSLMSRIVREGDRGFELRGQLAEAMGTRPDRERTAAILDLARSVLASEMNRADRTAWASLVDAHAELVRLAGQAPTYNFDPGLLMMEIGTLLASAAPASERVDV is encoded by the coding sequence GTGACTCTGCTCGGCCACGAGCAGGCATGGCGGCAGTGGCGCGAGGCGCTGGCCGGCGAGCGCATGCATCACGCCTGGTTGCTGGCGGGAAAGCGCGGATTGGGCAAGATGCATTTCGCGCAGGCCGCCGCGCGGGAGCTTTGTGCAGAGGCGGGTGTGAGCGCAGGCAGCCAGCACCCGGACATTCACGTGCTCACCCACTTGCCCAAAGACGATAAGGAAGACCGCAAGCGCGAGGAGGGCAAGCCCTACGAAACCCGGCGCAATATCACCGTCGACCAGATCCGCGGTCTGCAGCAGCGGTTGACGACGCGCCCTACGCTCGGGTCGCGCAGGGCCGTGATCATCGATCCGGCCGACGATCTGGAGAAGAGCGCTTCCAACGCACTGCTCAAAAGCCTGGAAGAGCCGCCGGCTGGGACGTACTTTTTGCTTGTCGCGCACCGTCCGGCAAAATTGTTGCCGACCATCCGTTCGCGCTGCCGGGTGCTGCGCTTTTCGCCGCTCGACGACGAAGCGCTGGGCCGATGGCTGGAAGCGGAGGCCCCCGATTGCGACGCTGCGACCCGTGCCGCCGCCGTCCGTGCATCCGGCGGGTCGCCCGGGCTTGCGCTCGATTTCGTGAATCGCGGCCTGGGGCCGCTCGATAGCCTCATGTCGCGCATCGTGCGCGAAGGCGACCGGGGGTTCGAACTGCGCGGACAACTTGCGGAAGCCATGGGCACGCGGCCCGATCGCGAGCGTACGGCAGCGATCCTCGACCTCGCTCGGTCGGTCCTGGCCAGCGAGATGAACCGCGCCGACCGCACGGCGTGGGCCTCGTTGGTCGACGCGCACGCCGAACTCGTGCGGCTTGCGGGGCAGGCGCCGACCTACAACTTCGACCCCGGCCTGCTGATGATGGAAATCGGAACCTTGCTCGCCTCCGCAGCGCCCGCTAGCGAGCGCGTCGATGTCTGA
- the mazG gene encoding nucleoside triphosphate pyrophosphohydrolase, producing the protein MPDQLDRLLRLMVALRDPVNGCEWDRAQRFETIVPHTIEEAYEVADAVARGDLSDIRDELGDLLFQVVFQARIAEEAGHFDFNDVAGAISDKLEARHPHIFGDAQWAGGMREERWEAIKAEERSAKGAQSALDGVAVALPALSRAEKLQKRAARLGFDWPDTVGPRAKVVEEMDELDQAESREERIAEAGDLLFSAVNFVRAHGISAEDALRAANAKFERRFRAMESLAEGTLADLPLEEQEALWQRVKREED; encoded by the coding sequence ATGCCCGATCAGCTTGACCGCCTCCTCCGCTTAATGGTCGCCTTGCGCGATCCGGTGAACGGTTGCGAGTGGGATCGCGCCCAACGGTTCGAGACGATCGTGCCGCACACGATCGAGGAAGCCTACGAGGTTGCCGATGCAGTTGCTCGCGGCGATCTGTCGGATATTCGCGACGAACTCGGCGATCTTCTGTTTCAGGTGGTGTTTCAGGCGCGGATCGCAGAGGAAGCCGGGCACTTCGATTTCAACGACGTCGCTGGCGCGATTTCCGACAAGCTGGAGGCGCGTCATCCTCACATTTTCGGCGATGCCCAGTGGGCCGGCGGAATGCGCGAAGAGCGTTGGGAAGCGATCAAGGCGGAGGAACGGTCGGCCAAGGGCGCCCAGAGCGCGCTGGACGGTGTGGCCGTGGCACTGCCCGCTTTGTCCCGGGCGGAAAAGCTCCAGAAGCGCGCGGCACGGCTAGGCTTCGACTGGCCCGACACAGTCGGCCCGCGCGCCAAAGTCGTGGAGGAGATGGATGAGCTGGATCAGGCCGAAAGTCGGGAGGAACGCATCGCGGAGGCCGGCGATCTGCTGTTCTCCGCCGTCAATTTCGTGCGCGCGCATGGCATCTCGGCCGAGGATGCCTTGCGCGCCGCCAATGCAAAGTTCGAACGCCGTTTTCGCGCTATGGAAAGCCTCGCCGAAGGGACGCTCGCCGACCTTCCGCTGGAAGAGCAGGAAGCCCTTTGGCAGCGGGTCAAGCGCGAAGAGGACTGA
- a CDS encoding MBL fold metallo-hydrolase, whose amino-acid sequence MKCLVLGSGTSTGVPRIGDDWGDCDPSEPRNRRTRVSIMLESNEGRRLLIDTSTDLRQQLLANGIDAIDAVFWTHDHADHCHGIDDLRVLRYGRGGPIPGYASAYTAERLRRRFDYVFAGQHGYPTIVSLEALDRLRLCAGFSVSWCQMPHGPAQTTGFRFECDGKSVAYATDFSEIRDEMIDTFADVDLLVTDCLRREPHPTHAHLAMALELADRCGARQTVLTHLDKSMDYRSLTDEVPHGVVVGYDGLEIAV is encoded by the coding sequence ATGAAGTGCCTCGTTCTCGGTTCGGGGACCTCGACAGGCGTCCCCAGGATTGGGGACGACTGGGGCGATTGCGATCCGTCCGAACCCAGAAATCGCCGGACCCGTGTGTCCATCATGCTGGAGAGCAACGAAGGCCGGCGGCTGCTGATCGATACCTCGACCGATCTGCGCCAGCAGCTCCTGGCCAACGGGATCGACGCGATCGACGCCGTGTTCTGGACTCACGATCATGCCGATCATTGCCACGGGATCGACGATCTTCGCGTGCTCCGCTATGGTCGTGGCGGTCCGATACCCGGCTACGCCTCGGCCTATACGGCCGAACGGCTGCGGCGCCGGTTCGATTATGTCTTTGCTGGCCAGCATGGCTATCCCACGATCGTCTCGCTCGAGGCGCTCGACCGCCTGCGACTCTGTGCCGGGTTTTCGGTAAGCTGGTGCCAGATGCCGCACGGGCCGGCACAGACCACCGGTTTTCGTTTCGAATGCGACGGGAAATCCGTTGCTTACGCCACGGATTTCAGTGAGATTCGCGACGAGATGATCGACACCTTTGCCGATGTCGACCTGCTGGTGACGGACTGCCTGCGACGAGAGCCGCATCCGACGCATGCGCACCTGGCGATGGCTCTTGAACTTGCGGACCGCTGCGGTGCACGACAGACGGTTCTGACGCATCTGGACAAGAGCATGGATTACCGGTCGTTGACCGACGAAGTGCCGCATGGCGTAGTTGTCGGCTACGACGGGCTGGAGATCGCGGTATGA
- the metG gene encoding methionine--tRNA ligase, producing the protein MSDPFYITTAINYPNGRPHIGHAYEAVAADVIARFHRAMGREVRFQTGTDEHGLKMARKAAEQNRTARDLAEEMSGYFREMAEALNISYDRFIRTSESDHHRASQAIWRAMEAKGDLYLDCYEGWYSVRDEAYYDEKELVSGEDGEKLSPQGTPVEWTVEESWFFRLSRYQEPILELLHSPGFCEPGSRRNEMIAFVSGGLKDLSVSRTSFDWGVPVPGSDGHVMYVWVDALTNYITGLGYPDDTELWRTFWPADLHLIGKDIVRFHTVYWPAFLMSADLPLPKKVFGHGFLLNRGQKESKSLGNVTDPLELASRFGVDPLRYFFLREFAFGQDGSYSAEAIVTRANAELANSFGNLAQRTLSMIFKNMDGKLAKCNATPADEDLLAAVRRACAEELPREFERLGFSNGLEAWMRAVFACNQYVDEQAPWVLRKTDPERMEAVLMTLLRCVHDLAIAVRPVVPAAADALLDQMGVAPGDRGYASIGSDAWFDRLVASGFAIDRPTGVFPRLELPDSEAA; encoded by the coding sequence ATGTCTGACCCATTCTATATCACCACCGCGATCAACTATCCGAACGGTCGCCCGCATATCGGCCACGCTTACGAGGCCGTGGCAGCCGACGTGATCGCGCGGTTTCATCGCGCCATGGGGCGCGAGGTGCGCTTCCAGACGGGGACCGACGAACACGGGCTGAAGATGGCCAGGAAAGCGGCCGAGCAAAACCGCACCGCGCGCGATCTGGCCGAGGAGATGTCGGGATATTTCAGGGAGATGGCGGAGGCTCTCAACATCTCCTACGATCGATTTATCCGCACTTCGGAAAGCGATCACCACCGCGCCAGCCAAGCGATCTGGCGCGCGATGGAGGCCAAGGGCGATCTCTATCTCGACTGTTACGAGGGCTGGTACTCGGTTCGCGACGAAGCCTACTACGACGAGAAGGAGCTGGTTTCGGGCGAGGATGGCGAAAAGCTTTCGCCGCAGGGAACCCCGGTCGAATGGACGGTGGAGGAAAGCTGGTTCTTCCGGCTTTCCCGGTATCAGGAACCCATTCTGGAATTGCTCCACAGCCCCGGTTTCTGCGAGCCGGGAAGCCGTCGCAACGAGATGATCGCATTCGTTTCGGGCGGCTTGAAGGATCTTTCGGTCAGCCGGACGAGCTTCGACTGGGGCGTTCCGGTGCCCGGCAGCGACGGCCATGTCATGTATGTCTGGGTCGATGCACTGACCAACTACATCACAGGGTTGGGCTATCCCGACGATACCGAGTTGTGGCGCACGTTCTGGCCTGCCGACCTGCACCTGATCGGCAAGGACATCGTGCGTTTCCACACCGTCTACTGGCCCGCTTTCCTGATGAGCGCGGATCTGCCGCTTCCGAAGAAAGTCTTCGGGCACGGCTTCCTTCTCAACCGGGGCCAGAAGGAATCGAAGTCGCTCGGCAACGTGACCGATCCGCTGGAACTGGCGAGCCGGTTCGGCGTCGATCCGCTGCGCTATTTCTTCCTGCGCGAATTCGCCTTCGGCCAGGATGGCAGTTATTCCGCCGAGGCGATCGTCACTCGTGCCAATGCCGAACTGGCAAACAGCTTCGGCAATCTTGCGCAACGCACTTTATCCATGATTTTCAAGAATATGGATGGCAAGCTTGCGAAGTGTAACGCGACCCCGGCGGACGAGGACCTGCTTGCCGCCGTGCGTCGGGCTTGCGCCGAGGAACTGCCTCGCGAGTTCGAGCGTCTCGGTTTCTCCAACGGGCTCGAGGCGTGGATGCGCGCGGTGTTCGCCTGCAACCAGTATGTCGACGAGCAGGCGCCCTGGGTCTTGCGCAAGACCGATCCCGAGCGGATGGAAGCCGTCCTGATGACTCTGCTGCGTTGCGTGCACGACCTTGCCATTGCCGTGCGGCCGGTCGTTCCGGCCGCAGCGGATGCGCTGCTCGATCAAATGGGTGTTGCTCCCGGCGATCGGGGCTACGCATCGATCGGGAGCGACGCGTGGTTCGATCGTTTGGTCGCAAGCGGCTTTGCGATCGACCGTCCGACCGGCGTCTTCCCGCGTCTGGAACTGCCGGACAGCGAGGCCGCCTGA